The following are encoded in a window of Solidesulfovibrio magneticus RS-1 genomic DNA:
- the lepB gene encoding signal peptidase I, producing MNPRWQKVLLEYLEALAVALILAFVIRTFVVQAFKIPSGSMLDTLLIGDHLLVNKFLYGTRIPFTDKVIMPVEDPQRGDVIVFEFPEDTSKDFIKRIIGLPGDVVEMKDKALFRNGEKLVEPYIKHTDPNAQQRRDNFGPITVPAGKYFVLGDNRDESYDSRFWGFVDKEKIRGKAWVIYWSWDGPSEIRFDRIGRMVK from the coding sequence ATGAATCCGAGATGGCAAAAAGTGCTCTTGGAATACCTGGAAGCCCTGGCTGTCGCCCTGATCCTGGCCTTCGTCATCCGCACCTTCGTGGTCCAGGCCTTCAAGATCCCGTCGGGGTCCATGCTCGACACCCTGCTCATCGGCGACCACCTGCTCGTCAACAAATTCCTCTACGGCACCCGCATCCCCTTCACCGACAAGGTGATCATGCCCGTGGAAGACCCGCAACGCGGCGACGTCATCGTCTTCGAGTTCCCCGAAGACACCTCCAAGGACTTCATCAAACGCATCATCGGCCTGCCCGGCGACGTGGTGGAAATGAAGGACAAGGCGCTTTTCCGCAACGGCGAAAAGCTCGTCGAACCCTACATCAAACACACCGACCCGAACGCCCAGCAGCGCCGCGACAACTTCGGCCCCATCACCGTGCCGGCCGGCAAATACTTCGTCCTTGGCGACAACCGCGACGAATCCTACGACTCCCGCTTCTGGGGCTTTGTCGACAAGGAAAAAATCCGCGGCAAGGCCTGGGTCATCTACTGGTCCTGGGACGGCCCCTCCGAAATCCGCTTCGACCGCATCGGCCGCATGGTGAAGTAG
- the lepA gene encoding translation elongation factor 4, producing the protein MDTSRIRNFSIIAHIDHGKSTLADRILELTGVITAREMREQYLDRMDLERERGITIKAQTVRIPYKAADGKDYILNLIDTPGHVDFSYEVSRSLAACEGALLVVDATQGVEAQTLANVFLALDNDLEIIPVLNKIDLPSADPEAVKKDIEEAIGIPCADAVSVSAKTGANVGAVLEQIIARIPPPKGQADAPFRALVVDSWYDSYQGVVVLFRVMEGSVRLGQRIRMMSTGADFEVIRLGAFSPGPVDIPSFGPGEAGFLCANIKTLTDARVGDTVTLAENPAAEALPGFKEVKPMVFCGLYPVDAAEYEVLKGALEKLRLNDAAFTYEPETSQALGFGFRCGFLGLLHMEIIQERLEREFGANLIATAPSVVYKVETLSGAVIPVDNPSKLPKTQEIAALYEPFARLEIHTPNEYVGGVFKLCEEKRGIQKDVRYLTATRVIITYELPFAEIVYDFFDRLKSATRGYASLDYEIVDYRASDLVKLDIMINGDPVDALAVIVHRENAYHYGRALALRLKRVIPRQLFEVIIQAAIGTKIIARERNAPVGKNVIAKCYGGDITRKRKLLEKQKEGKKRMKRMGNVELPQEAFLAALRAGDD; encoded by the coding sequence ATGGACACGTCCCGCATCCGAAATTTCAGCATCATTGCCCACATCGACCATGGGAAATCCACCCTGGCCGACCGCATCCTCGAACTCACCGGCGTCATCACCGCCCGGGAGATGCGCGAGCAATACCTCGACCGCATGGACCTCGAGCGCGAACGCGGCATCACCATCAAGGCCCAGACCGTCCGCATTCCTTATAAAGCGGCCGACGGCAAGGACTACATCTTAAACCTCATCGACACCCCGGGCCACGTCGATTTTTCCTACGAGGTTTCCCGCAGCCTGGCCGCCTGCGAAGGCGCGCTGCTCGTCGTCGACGCCACCCAGGGCGTCGAGGCCCAGACGCTGGCCAACGTGTTCCTGGCCCTGGACAACGACCTGGAAATCATCCCGGTCCTCAATAAGATCGACTTGCCCAGCGCCGACCCCGAAGCCGTCAAAAAGGACATCGAGGAGGCCATCGGCATCCCCTGCGCCGACGCCGTGTCCGTCTCGGCCAAGACCGGGGCCAACGTCGGGGCCGTGCTCGAACAGATCATCGCTCGCATCCCGCCGCCCAAGGGCCAGGCCGACGCGCCGTTTCGGGCGCTGGTCGTCGATTCCTGGTACGATTCCTACCAGGGCGTGGTGGTGCTTTTTCGCGTCATGGAAGGCTCCGTCCGCCTGGGCCAGCGCATCCGCATGATGTCCACCGGGGCCGACTTCGAGGTCATCCGCCTGGGCGCGTTTTCCCCCGGCCCGGTCGACATCCCGTCCTTTGGCCCGGGCGAGGCCGGTTTCTTGTGCGCCAACATCAAGACCCTCACCGACGCCCGGGTGGGCGACACCGTGACCCTGGCCGAAAATCCCGCCGCCGAGGCCCTGCCGGGATTCAAAGAGGTCAAGCCCATGGTGTTCTGCGGCCTCTACCCCGTGGACGCCGCCGAGTACGAAGTCTTGAAAGGCGCGCTGGAAAAGCTGCGCCTAAACGACGCCGCCTTCACCTACGAGCCCGAGACCTCCCAGGCTCTGGGCTTCGGGTTCCGCTGCGGATTTCTGGGGCTGCTCCACATGGAGATCATCCAGGAACGCCTGGAACGCGAATTCGGAGCCAACCTCATCGCCACCGCCCCCTCGGTGGTCTACAAGGTCGAGACGCTCTCCGGCGCGGTCATCCCCGTGGACAACCCCAGCAAACTGCCCAAGACCCAGGAGATCGCCGCCCTCTACGAACCCTTCGCCCGCCTGGAGATCCATACCCCCAACGAGTACGTGGGCGGCGTGTTCAAACTGTGCGAGGAAAAGCGCGGCATCCAAAAGGACGTCCGCTACCTGACCGCCACCCGCGTCATCATCACCTACGAGCTGCCCTTTGCCGAGATCGTCTACGATTTCTTCGACCGCCTCAAATCCGCCACCCGCGGCTACGCTTCCCTCGACTACGAAATCGTGGACTATCGGGCCTCCGATCTGGTCAAGCTCGACATCATGATCAACGGCGATCCCGTGGATGCCCTGGCCGTCATCGTCCACCGCGAAAACGCCTACCACTACGGCCGGGCCCTGGCCCTGCGCCTCAAGCGGGTCATCCCCCGCCAGCTCTTCGAGGTCATCATCCAGGCCGCCATCGGCACCAAGATCATCGCCCGCGAGCGCAACGCCCCGGTCGGCAAGAACGTCATCGCCAAATGCTACGGCGGCGATATCACACGCAAACGCAAGCTCTTGGAAAAACAGAAAGAAGGCAAGAAGCGCATGAAGCGCATGGGCAACGTCGAACTGCCCCAGGAAGCCTTCCTCGCCGCGCTGCGGGCCGGGGACGATTAG
- the sat gene encoding sulfate adenylyltransferase, which produces MSKLVPPHGGKGLVIRLMEGAAKEAELKKAAGLKKVQITAQEKGDLIMIGIGGFSPLDGFMTKADWKSSVEKMTLADGTFWPVPVVLAVTKEEAAGIKEGEEITLERNGEIYATMKVTEKYELTEADKKWESELVYKGAGDDSADDKFWKIALDDHPGVKMVMERKDVCLAGPVNVLSEGEYPTKYKGVYLRPAETRAMFDERGWGTVAALQLRNPMHRSHEYLCKIAIEVCDGVIIHSLIGNLKPGDIPAEVRVKCIDTLCKYYFVEKNVIQGGYPLDMRYAGPREGLLHATFRQNYGVNKMIIGRDHAGVGDFYGMFEAQEIFDRIPKGGKPGQDLLCEPLKIDWTFYCYKCDGMASLRTCPHTKEDRVILSGTKLRKMLSEGGEIPDHFGRDEVLVILREYYEGLTEKVEIKMHGAASGDSAK; this is translated from the coding sequence ATGTCCAAATTGGTTCCGCCGCATGGAGGCAAAGGCCTGGTCATCCGTCTGATGGAAGGCGCTGCCAAGGAAGCCGAACTGAAGAAGGCCGCCGGCCTCAAGAAAGTGCAGATCACCGCCCAGGAAAAGGGCGACCTGATCATGATCGGCATCGGCGGCTTCTCGCCGCTGGACGGCTTCATGACCAAGGCCGACTGGAAGAGCTCCGTTGAGAAGATGACCCTGGCCGACGGCACCTTCTGGCCCGTCCCGGTCGTCCTGGCGGTGACCAAGGAAGAAGCCGCCGGCATCAAAGAGGGCGAGGAAATCACCCTCGAGCGCAACGGCGAAATCTACGCCACCATGAAGGTCACCGAGAAGTACGAGCTGACCGAAGCCGACAAGAAGTGGGAATCCGAGCTGGTCTACAAGGGCGCCGGCGACGACTCCGCCGACGACAAGTTCTGGAAGATCGCTCTTGACGACCATCCGGGCGTCAAGATGGTCATGGAGCGCAAGGACGTCTGCCTGGCCGGCCCGGTCAACGTGCTGTCCGAAGGCGAGTACCCGACCAAGTACAAGGGCGTGTACCTGCGTCCGGCCGAAACCCGCGCCATGTTCGACGAGCGCGGATGGGGCACCGTCGCCGCTCTGCAGCTGCGCAACCCCATGCACCGTTCGCACGAGTACCTGTGCAAGATCGCCATCGAAGTTTGCGACGGCGTCATCATCCACTCGCTGATCGGCAACCTGAAGCCCGGCGACATCCCGGCCGAAGTCCGCGTGAAGTGCATTGACACCCTGTGCAAGTACTACTTCGTGGAAAAGAACGTCATCCAGGGCGGCTACCCCCTCGACATGCGTTACGCCGGTCCCCGCGAAGGCCTGCTCCACGCCACCTTCCGCCAGAACTACGGCGTCAACAAGATGATCATCGGCCGTGACCACGCCGGCGTCGGCGACTTCTACGGCATGTTCGAAGCCCAGGAAATCTTCGACCGCATCCCCAAGGGCGGCAAGCCCGGCCAGGATCTGCTGTGCGAGCCCCTGAAGATCGACTGGACCTTCTACTGCTACAAGTGCGACGGCATGGCCTCCCTGCGCACCTGCCCGCACACCAAGGAAGACCGCGTCATCCTGTCCGGCACCAAGCTGCGCAAGATGCTGTCCGAGGGCGGCGAGATCCCCGACCACTTCGGCCGTGACGAAGTCCTCGTGATCCTGCGCGAGTACTACGAAGGTCTGACCGAGAAGGTCGAGATCAAGATGCACGGCGCTGCTTCCGGCGACTCCGCCAAATAA
- a CDS encoding ArsR/SmtB family transcription factor, producing MSNTAPERSEQELEDAARMFKALSNPHRLRIFKTLSTCWAGQIVTGPVENFSNCQREFAERLGLAPSTVSHHFKELRQAGLIHMKRDGKDMLFWVDDNAVKALRALLDG from the coding sequence ATGTCGAACACTGCGCCGGAACGCAGCGAGCAGGAACTGGAAGACGCGGCCCGCATGTTCAAGGCCCTTTCCAACCCGCATCGTCTCCGCATCTTCAAGACCCTTTCCACTTGCTGGGCCGGCCAGATCGTCACGGGGCCGGTCGAGAACTTCAGCAATTGCCAGCGGGAATTCGCCGAGCGCCTTGGCCTTGCGCCATCCACCGTCTCCCACCATTTCAAGGAATTGCGGCAGGCAGGCCTCATCCACATGAAACGAGACGGCAAAGACATGCTGTTCTGGGTGGACGACAACGCCGTCAAAGCCCTGCGCGCACTCCTGGACGGGTAG
- a CDS encoding flavodoxin family protein, with translation MKVITILGSPRRKGNSSSIARVFSEKAQSLGAEVFTYHLNTMGFRGCQGCMACKETLEHCVLRDDLTEVLDAIHGADVLVMASPVYYHNVSGQFKTFLDRTFSFLKPNFFGRPDPCRLPPGKKALLIFSQGQGEDAYQYLTEQYAFFMKAYGMEPPRFIRAVGLSESSTAEDRQAFAEEAQALAQEWCEGETGR, from the coding sequence ATGAAGGTCATCACCATTTTGGGAAGCCCCAGAAGAAAGGGCAACTCCAGTTCCATCGCCCGGGTGTTCTCGGAGAAGGCGCAGTCGCTGGGGGCCGAGGTTTTCACCTATCACCTCAACACCATGGGGTTCAGGGGATGCCAGGGCTGCATGGCCTGCAAGGAAACCCTCGAACACTGCGTCCTGCGGGACGATCTCACCGAGGTGCTCGACGCCATCCACGGGGCCGACGTCCTGGTCATGGCCTCCCCGGTCTACTACCACAACGTATCCGGGCAATTTAAGACCTTCCTCGACCGTACGTTCTCCTTTTTGAAGCCGAACTTCTTCGGCCGTCCCGATCCCTGCCGGCTGCCCCCGGGCAAGAAAGCCCTGCTCATCTTCTCCCAGGGCCAGGGGGAAGACGCGTACCAATACCTGACCGAGCAGTATGCGTTCTTCATGAAGGCGTACGGCATGGAGCCGCCGCGATTCATCCGGGCCGTCGGGCTCAGTGAATCCTCAACCGCCGAGGACAGGCAGGCCTTCGCGGAAGAAGCCCAGGCCCTGGCGCAGGAATGGTGCGAAGGGGAGACGGGGCGCTGA
- a CDS encoding putative quinol monooxygenase has product MVRRGDGALKPSVGAPCSAAPLRRQLVTAENSKRLRPPWNNERNAYDHRDRQGDHSGECVREAQKGREHPAHTYAAHEEGCEQYESFIDEDTFLTIERWSSQQALDAHLKSAHVATYVPQLRACVVDGAFAVQLSRATTIPL; this is encoded by the coding sequence ATGGTGCGAAGGGGAGACGGGGCGCTGAAACCGTCTGTGGGAGCCCCATGCTCCGCCGCGCCACTGCGGCGTCAGCTCGTTACAGCGGAAAATTCCAAAAGGCTTCGGCCCCCTTGGAACAACGAGAGGAACGCTTATGATCATCGCGATCGTCAAGGCGACCATTCTGGAGAATGCGTACGAGAGGCTCAGAAAGGTCGCGAACATCCTGCACACACGTATGCCGCGCACGAGGAAGGGTGCGAGCAATACGAGTCGTTCATCGACGAAGACACCTTCCTCACCATTGAGCGCTGGAGCTCGCAACAGGCCCTGGATGCGCACCTGAAAAGCGCGCATGTGGCCACCTATGTGCCGCAATTAAGAGCCTGCGTCGTCGATGGCGCCTTTGCCGTGCAATTATCAAGAGCGACGACGATTCCTTTATGA
- a CDS encoding UvrD-helicase domain-containing protein, with protein sequence MSFLADLHIHSRHSRATSKGLTPRCLAAWGEVKGLDVVATGDFTHPGWLEELKEALAPGDDGLLHLTDPAGLAQEIPWLPETRFAGSTRFLLSAEISSIYKRGGKVRKVHNLLYAPSFEAAERLNAKLAKVGNLTSDGRPILGLDSRHLLELTLETDPLCFLVPAHIWTPWFSLFGSKSGFDSIEECFGSLSREIFAMETGLSSDPDMNWTLSALDRIRLISNSDAHSGEKLGRECNLFTGPASYAGIFDALRGKAGETAFAGTVEFFPEEGKYHLDGHRDCGVAMEPAQAKALGCLCPKCGKPLTLGVLHRVLELADRETPARPDGAPGFTSLIPLDEVAGEVLGVGPKTGKVKNLLTTLFARFGTEIAILRDAPVEDLRRVHPALGEAVRRMRQGQVSRQAGYDGQYGRITVFSDEERRELKAGRFRAGAPMARPAAREADAAGPDGDAPAEPPPAPSLARAAAPAAPLPRGLTPDQKRAAETAARHVLTVAGPGTGKTHTLLARIRELLSHGVAADKILAVTFTRRAAAQLRERLARDDAGGDIPRADTLHALALAALAEAGGSEPVVLSEDSARRLFDLANPELPRSRAKSAWQELSLAREKMAPPVLTPQGMAGPGLYAARYAEAKRQARLSDFTDLLEGWLAAIASGRSRPAWTHVLVDEVQDLTPLQLALIAAVCGRDRASLFAIGDPDQSIYGFRGATGGVREALRAFWPDLTEIALSDNFRSAAPLLTLAAGVFRGRAALASRAGPEVQAHCRIELYEAPTAAAEADWVAQRLSGLVGGSSLTLSRDFSEKHLAPGDIAVLVRFSGLIGPLRQALSRVGLPVSVPEAEAFFNEPRVRLLLAAAGLPYGIPAPETAGTPPDIPERLLEKGPAGLTAFLEGILPFDALFWQGGPFRELCRAYEAHGGWQGLLAYVAAQNELELVGARAEKVRIMSIHAAKGLEFGAVFLPALEDGLLPFAGSDFLSGKPGHPAGRMDEDEERRLFYVGLTRAKSRLYLSHALRRELYGRKLRLKRSRFLDALPLGGVRQLALRAHTVREAKQLGLFGK encoded by the coding sequence ATGTCCTTTCTCGCCGATCTGCACATCCACTCCCGCCATTCCCGGGCCACCAGCAAAGGCCTCACCCCCCGCTGCCTCGCCGCCTGGGGCGAAGTCAAAGGCCTGGATGTGGTCGCCACCGGCGACTTCACCCACCCCGGCTGGCTGGAGGAACTCAAGGAGGCGCTGGCTCCCGGCGACGACGGGCTGCTGCATCTCACCGACCCGGCCGGACTGGCCCAGGAAATCCCCTGGCTGCCCGAAACGCGCTTCGCCGGTTCGACCCGGTTTCTGCTCTCGGCCGAGATCAGTTCCATCTACAAGCGCGGCGGCAAGGTCCGCAAAGTCCACAACCTGCTCTACGCCCCAAGCTTCGAGGCGGCCGAGCGCTTAAACGCCAAGCTGGCCAAGGTCGGCAACCTGACCTCCGACGGTCGGCCCATCCTGGGCCTGGACAGCCGCCATCTGCTGGAACTGACCCTGGAAACCGACCCCCTGTGTTTCCTCGTGCCGGCCCATATCTGGACGCCCTGGTTTTCGCTTTTCGGTTCCAAGTCCGGCTTCGATTCCATCGAGGAATGCTTCGGCTCGCTGTCGCGGGAAATCTTCGCCATGGAAACGGGCCTGTCCTCGGACCCGGACATGAACTGGACGCTCTCGGCCCTGGACCGTATCCGGCTCATCTCCAACTCCGACGCCCATTCCGGCGAAAAACTCGGCCGGGAATGCAACCTCTTCACCGGCCCGGCCTCCTACGCCGGCATCTTCGACGCCTTGCGCGGCAAGGCCGGCGAGACGGCCTTTGCCGGCACGGTGGAATTTTTCCCCGAGGAAGGCAAATACCACCTCGACGGCCACCGCGACTGCGGCGTGGCCATGGAGCCGGCCCAGGCCAAGGCCCTGGGCTGCCTGTGCCCCAAGTGCGGCAAGCCGCTGACCCTGGGCGTGCTGCACCGCGTCCTGGAGCTGGCCGACCGGGAGACGCCGGCGCGCCCGGACGGCGCGCCGGGCTTCACCTCGCTTATCCCCCTGGACGAAGTGGCCGGCGAGGTGCTGGGCGTTGGGCCCAAGACCGGCAAGGTCAAAAATCTCCTGACTACGCTTTTCGCCCGCTTCGGCACGGAAATCGCCATCCTTCGCGACGCGCCCGTGGAAGACCTGCGCCGGGTCCATCCGGCCCTGGGCGAGGCCGTGCGCCGCATGCGCCAGGGCCAGGTGTCGCGCCAGGCCGGCTACGATGGCCAGTACGGCCGCATCACCGTGTTTTCCGACGAGGAGCGCCGGGAGCTCAAGGCCGGCCGCTTCCGGGCCGGCGCGCCCATGGCCCGGCCGGCCGCCCGGGAGGCCGACGCCGCCGGCCCCGACGGCGACGCCCCGGCCGAACCTCCCCCTGCCCCATCCCTGGCCCGCGCCGCCGCCCCCGCCGCGCCGCTGCCGCGCGGCCTCACCCCGGATCAAAAGCGCGCCGCCGAAACCGCCGCCCGCCACGTGCTGACCGTGGCCGGCCCTGGCACCGGCAAGACCCATACGCTTTTAGCCCGCATCCGCGAACTGCTCTCCCACGGCGTGGCCGCCGACAAGATTTTGGCCGTCACCTTCACCCGCCGGGCCGCCGCCCAACTGCGCGAACGGCTTGCCCGCGACGACGCCGGCGGCGACATCCCCCGGGCCGACACCCTTCACGCCCTGGCCCTGGCCGCCCTGGCCGAGGCCGGCGGCAGCGAGCCCGTGGTGCTCTCGGAAGATTCCGCCAGGCGGCTGTTTGATCTGGCCAATCCCGAACTGCCCCGGTCCCGGGCCAAGAGCGCCTGGCAGGAACTGTCCCTGGCCCGGGAGAAAATGGCCCCGCCCGTGCTCACGCCCCAGGGCATGGCCGGCCCGGGCCTCTACGCCGCCCGCTACGCCGAGGCCAAGCGCCAGGCGAGGCTGTCCGATTTCACCGATCTGCTGGAAGGCTGGCTGGCCGCCATCGCCTCGGGCCGCTCGCGTCCGGCCTGGACCCATGTGCTGGTGGACGAGGTCCAGGACCTCACCCCCTTGCAACTGGCGCTTATCGCCGCCGTGTGCGGCCGCGACCGGGCCAGCCTTTTCGCCATCGGCGACCCGGACCAGTCCATCTACGGTTTTCGCGGCGCAACCGGCGGCGTGCGGGAGGCCCTGCGGGCCTTTTGGCCCGATCTCACGGAGATCGCGCTATCCGACAACTTCCGCTCGGCCGCCCCGTTGCTGACCCTGGCCGCCGGGGTGTTCCGGGGCCGCGCGGCCCTGGCCTCCCGGGCCGGGCCGGAGGTGCAGGCCCATTGCCGCATCGAGCTTTACGAAGCGCCCACGGCGGCAGCCGAGGCGGACTGGGTGGCCCAGCGCCTGTCCGGGCTTGTGGGCGGCTCGTCCCTGACGCTTTCCCGCGACTTCTCGGAAAAGCACCTCGCCCCGGGCGACATCGCCGTGCTGGTGCGCTTTTCCGGGCTCATCGGCCCCCTGCGCCAGGCCCTGTCCCGGGTGGGGCTGCCGGTGTCCGTGCCCGAGGCCGAGGCCTTTTTCAACGAACCCCGGGTGCGGCTGCTGCTCGCTGCCGCCGGCCTGCCCTACGGCATCCCGGCCCCGGAAACGGCCGGCACGCCGCCGGACATCCCCGAGCGGCTGCTGGAAAAAGGCCCGGCCGGGCTGACCGCCTTTTTGGAGGGCATTCTGCCCTTTGACGCGCTTTTCTGGCAGGGAGGGCCGTTTCGCGAGCTGTGCCGGGCCTACGAGGCCCATGGCGGCTGGCAGGGGCTTTTGGCCTACGTGGCCGCCCAAAACGAGCTGGAGCTGGTGGGGGCGAGGGCCGAGAAGGTGCGGATCATGTCCATCCACGCGGCCAAGGGGCTGGAATTCGGGGCGGTGTTCCTGCCGGCCCTGGAAGACGGACTGCTGCCCTTTGCCGGCTCGGATTTCCTGAGCGGCAAGCCCGGCCATCCGGCCGGACGCATGGACGAGGACGAAGAACGACGGCTTTTTTACGTGGGGCTGACCCGGGCCAAAAGCCGGCTCTACCTGTCCCACGCCCTGCGCCGGGAACTCTACGGCCGCAAGCTCAGGCTCAAGCGGTCGCGCTTTCTGGACGCCCTGCCCCTTGGCGGGGTGCGCCAGCTGGCCCTGCGGGCCCACACCGTGCGGGAAGCCAAACAGCTTGGACTTTTCGGAAAGTAA
- the cbiR gene encoding cobamide remodeling phosphodiesterase CbiR — protein sequence MFAKSKSPFSWRIAAPSCVWPETALVNCRRLARTVPEVGLYLLELHACLAYGPEDLPQKPYGLVYHLHLPLDLPWSLGGETAFAVMERLLAMTAHLSPWAYVLHPPTDPARLKDFVAAYTAAGFDPAALLLENTDAVSPAETLALAKANGCGLCLDLGHMLAMGHKLPKDDPELATRARMLHIYSPFGPEGPPKGRSHLHRTLTCLSPEGRDELVWMFNNLSPQTVVLEIFAPMHLVEGLACVEAIASGATPPACGGAA from the coding sequence ATGTTCGCAAAAAGCAAGTCTCCGTTCTCCTGGCGCATCGCCGCGCCGAGCTGCGTGTGGCCCGAAACCGCCCTGGTCAATTGTCGCCGCCTGGCCCGCACCGTGCCCGAGGTCGGCCTGTATCTGCTGGAGCTCCACGCCTGCCTGGCCTACGGCCCGGAGGATCTGCCCCAGAAGCCCTACGGCCTTGTCTATCACCTCCATCTGCCCCTGGACCTGCCCTGGAGCCTGGGCGGCGAAACCGCCTTTGCCGTCATGGAGCGGCTGCTGGCCATGACCGCCCACCTGTCGCCCTGGGCCTACGTGCTCCATCCGCCCACCGACCCGGCCAGGCTCAAGGACTTTGTGGCCGCCTACACCGCCGCCGGCTTTGATCCGGCCGCCCTGCTGCTGGAAAACACCGACGCCGTGTCCCCGGCCGAAACCCTGGCCCTGGCCAAGGCCAACGGCTGCGGCCTGTGCCTGGACCTGGGGCATATGCTGGCCATGGGCCACAAGCTGCCCAAGGACGACCCGGAACTGGCGACGCGCGCCCGGATGCTCCACATCTATTCACCCTTTGGCCCCGAAGGGCCGCCCAAGGGCCGCAGCCACCTGCACCGCACCCTGACCTGCCTGTCGCCCGAAGGCCGCGACGAGCTGGTCTGGATGTTTAACAATCTCTCGCCCCAGACCGTGGTGCTGGAAATCTTCGCCCCCATGCATCTGGTCGAAGGTCTGGCCTGTGTGGAAGCCATCGCCTCGGGCGCGACACCTCCGGCCTGCGGTGGCGCGGCGTGA
- a CDS encoding bifunctional adenosylcobinamide kinase/adenosylcobinamide-phosphate guanylyltransferase, which produces MIQLVLGGVRSGKSALGEELLAQGPAPRRVVVTGKALDVAFRERILAHKRARDPQLAVIETGAEAMDVLARESAHGGTVLLDSLDFWLFACHGDDADRRVRLARGLAPYAAPDGPRLVVVSSETGLGPIAADPATRRFVDALGALNQAVAAAAHDVRLVAAGLSIQLKGNAA; this is translated from the coding sequence GTGATCCAGCTCGTCTTGGGCGGCGTGCGCTCGGGGAAATCGGCCCTGGGCGAGGAGCTTTTGGCCCAGGGTCCGGCCCCGCGCAGGGTGGTGGTCACGGGCAAGGCCCTGGACGTCGCCTTCCGGGAACGCATCCTGGCCCACAAGCGCGCCCGCGATCCGCAGCTGGCCGTCATCGAGACCGGGGCCGAGGCCATGGACGTCCTGGCCCGGGAATCGGCCCACGGCGGCACGGTGCTGCTGGACAGCCTGGACTTTTGGCTTTTTGCCTGTCATGGCGATGATGCGGACCGTCGCGTCCGGCTGGCCCGGGGACTTGCCCCCTACGCCGCCCCGGACGGCCCGCGATTGGTGGTGGTCAGCAGCGAAACGGGCCTTGGCCCCATCGCCGCCGACCCGGCCACGCGCCGGTTTGTCGATGCCCTTGGCGCGCTGAACCAGGCCGTGGCCGCCGCCGCCCACGACGTGCGCCTGGTCGCCGCCGGACTGTCCATCCAGCTCAAGGGAAACGCCGCATGA
- a CDS encoding DHH family phosphoesterase, translating to MSPSRTMSQAGADLNQAIGRGDRWLILINADPDALASAMALRRIMAYRAETVGIAHVNEVKRPDNLAMMRFLRIPSVPFEPGLCAAYNRFAMVDSQPHHHPAFAGRHYSIVIDHHPVLPEQPCKAEYCDIRPDYGSVSSIMAEYLRGLRIRPGKLLATALVYGIKTDTQSFERHFIEADVRAFSALTKHADMVLVRKIISSEYHRRWLKFFSKAFRKMRFVGVRGLFVYMDVLESPDILVMLADFFTRVHGLSWNMLAAVVKGMVVVVFRGDGIGRNMGHMAAKLFGDIGSAGGHRGAARAEIPLEKLGGKPVEEFLYKRLTGHRLPTKEQCPVEFPAAPHAPRTARAAAGQQKSALAK from the coding sequence ATGAGCCCATCTCGCACCATGTCCCAGGCCGGGGCCGACCTCAACCAGGCCATCGGCCGGGGCGATCGCTGGCTGATCCTTATTAACGCTGACCCCGACGCCCTGGCCTCGGCCATGGCCCTGCGGCGCATCATGGCCTACCGGGCCGAGACCGTGGGCATCGCCCACGTCAACGAGGTCAAGCGGCCCGACAACCTGGCCATGATGCGGTTTTTGCGCATCCCATCGGTCCCCTTCGAGCCGGGCCTGTGCGCCGCCTACAACCGCTTCGCCATGGTGGATTCCCAGCCCCACCACCATCCTGCCTTCGCCGGGCGGCACTATTCCATCGTCATCGACCACCATCCCGTCCTGCCCGAGCAGCCCTGCAAGGCCGAATATTGCGACATCCGGCCGGACTACGGCTCGGTGAGCTCGATCATGGCCGAATACCTGCGGGGGCTGCGCATCCGGCCGGGCAAGCTCCTGGCCACGGCGCTGGTTTACGGCATCAAGACCGACACCCAGAGCTTCGAGCGCCACTTCATCGAAGCCGACGTGCGGGCCTTTAGCGCGCTGACCAAGCACGCCGACATGGTGCTTGTGCGCAAGATCATCTCCAGCGAATACCATCGCCGCTGGCTGAAATTTTTCTCCAAGGCGTTTCGCAAAATGCGCTTCGTGGGCGTGCGCGGGCTTTTCGTCTACATGGACGTCCTGGAGAGTCCGGACATCCTGGTCATGCTGGCGGATTTTTTCACCCGGGTCCACGGCCTGTCGTGGAACATGCTAGCGGCGGTGGTCAAGGGCATGGTGGTGGTGGTCTTTCGCGGCGACGGCATCGGCCGCAACATGGGCCACATGGCGGCCAAACTTTTCGGCGACATCGGCTCGGCCGGCGGCCACCGGGGCGCGGCCCGGGCCGAGATCCCGCTGGAAAAACTCGGCGGCAAGCCGGTGGAAGAGTTCCTCTACAAGCGTCTCACCGGCCATCGACTGCCGACCAAGGAGCAGTGCCCGGTGGAGTTTCCGGCAGCACCTCACGCCCCGCGCACGGCTCGGGCCGCGGCCGGACAGCAGAAGTCCGCCTTGGCCAAGTAG